The Gemella haemolysans genome includes a region encoding these proteins:
- a CDS encoding DNA polymerase III subunit delta' gives MNFSKDEIVIKSLTNTLKTNKLSHAYLVIGEDSLYSDEFILSFVKAIFCLENKNKEFFSCESCNNCRSINHGNYVDFYKLTSDTSIKKDEIQTLKSDLSIKSFYGKKIYWIKDIEKMTEQAANSLLKFLEEPEDDIIAILSCKNISAVLPTIISRCQQIKLVGQSEDREVTENEEIIKIVSEYVKRYSRKPHMANIYVLGLLKVKEDILEFFKYLSIKTTNSYSESSQHDIVNISKVQEKVLLALADLNANVNATLVLEKFLFTVLLDKINLEFLLRG, from the coding sequence ATGAACTTTAGTAAAGATGAAATTGTAATAAAATCTTTAACAAATACATTAAAAACTAATAAACTATCCCATGCCTATCTAGTGATAGGCGAGGATAGTTTATATTCTGATGAGTTTATTTTAAGTTTTGTTAAAGCAATATTTTGTTTAGAAAATAAAAATAAAGAATTTTTTAGTTGCGAGAGCTGTAACAATTGTCGCAGTATAAATCACGGCAACTATGTAGATTTTTATAAATTAACTAGTGATACTTCTATAAAAAAAGATGAAATTCAAACATTGAAATCTGACTTAAGTATTAAATCATTTTATGGTAAAAAAATATATTGGATAAAAGATATCGAAAAAATGACAGAACAAGCTGCAAATAGCTTGCTTAAGTTTTTAGAAGAACCTGAAGACGATATTATTGCTATTCTTAGCTGTAAAAATATTAGTGCAGTATTACCGACTATTATTTCACGATGTCAACAGATAAAATTAGTAGGGCAGAGTGAAGATAGGGAAGTTACAGAAAATGAAGAAATAATAAAGATTGTTTCTGAATATGTAAAAAGATATAGTAGGAAGCCACATATGGCTAATATCTATGTTCTAGGCTTACTTAAAGTTAAGGAAGATATATTAGAGTTTTTTAAATATTTGAGCATTAAAACTACAAACAGTTATTCTGAATCTAGTCAACATGACATAGTGAACATAAGTAAAGTTCAAGAGAAAGTACTGCTTGCTTTAGCTGATTTAAATGCTAATGTTAATGCAACATTAGTTTTAGAAAAATTTTTATTTACAGTTTTATTGGATAAAATCAATTTAGAATTTTTATTGCGAGGTTAG
- a CDS encoding tRNA1(Val) (adenine(37)-N6)-methyltransferase: MEENLRVDLVSKNFKILQKVDHYSMSTDSFLLPYFANVPRSFKKSIIELCSGNGGISIILREKSDAKVEMLEIQEDLVELTKKSIELNGITNIEVRNGDVKNVKEYYKPSSFDYVICNPPYFPVENMPNQREKLNHNISRHELLCNLSDIVKAIRYLVKQNGKFAMVHRTYRISDIISECEKNGLAIKRIRFVYSKETSDTSKIVLIEGSISKVSDIKVEQPFYIYNEDGSYTDEMKKVYGIYE, encoded by the coding sequence ATGGAAGAGAATTTGAGAGTAGATTTAGTTTCAAAAAATTTTAAAATTTTGCAGAAGGTTGATCATTATAGTATGTCAACAGATTCTTTTTTACTTCCTTATTTTGCTAATGTACCGAGAAGTTTCAAAAAAAGTATAATTGAACTTTGTAGTGGTAATGGTGGGATTTCGATTATTCTAAGAGAAAAATCAGATGCTAAAGTTGAAATGTTAGAAATTCAAGAAGACTTAGTTGAACTTACTAAAAAAAGCATAGAACTTAATGGAATTACGAATATAGAAGTAAGAAATGGTGATGTAAAAAATGTGAAAGAATACTATAAGCCATCATCGTTTGATTATGTAATTTGTAATCCACCGTACTTTCCAGTGGAGAATATGCCGAATCAACGTGAAAAGTTAAATCATAATATTTCACGTCATGAACTTTTATGTAATTTAAGTGATATTGTAAAAGCAATAAGATATTTGGTTAAACAAAATGGTAAGTTTGCTATGGTACATCGAACATACAGGATAAGTGATATTATTTCTGAATGTGAAAAAAATGGCTTAGCTATTAAAAGAATTAGATTTGTTTATAGCAAAGAAACAAGTGATACTAGTAAAATAGTATTAATTGAAGGAAGTATCTCGAAAGTTAGTGATATCAAAGTAGAACAACCATTTTATATTTATAATGAAGATGGAAGTTATACAGATGAAATGAAGAAAGTGTATGGTATTTATGAGTAG
- a CDS encoding aminotransferase class I/II-fold pyridoxal phosphate-dependent enzyme translates to MEIKKSLENKFNTSLANLTGSPIREFDRYASSIEGIIKLTLGEPDFDTAEEVKEAAKRALDNNRTHYSVNNGIAELRTAWAANLEKRYNLNYSPDEIIVTIGASAAIEHTISAVTNEGDTILVVTPYFSAYEGVGILNKCNIKFIDTVDNGFKVLPSDLEKALEENKDAKAILINYPNNPSGVTYTREEVKAIADVLGKYDIFVISDEIYGDITYNYKHTSLAEFIPEQTVLISGLSKSHAMTGWRVGFIAAPLAMIRKIGVFHLFTVSGAATFIQDAAVVALNDENVDKYNRLMIETYRERKDYMVPKLRELGFEIPEIDGAFYIFAKIPAKYRDLGAMEFCKILTKEARVGVIPGTAFGSAYNDFFRISYATSIENIKEAVERISQFMNK, encoded by the coding sequence ATGGAAATTAAAAAATCATTAGAAAATAAGTTCAACACGTCACTTGCAAACCTTACAGGTTCACCGATAAGAGAGTTTGATAGATATGCTTCTTCTATAGAAGGAATTATCAAATTAACTTTGGGAGAGCCAGATTTTGACACTGCAGAAGAAGTTAAAGAAGCTGCTAAACGCGCTTTAGATAATAATAGAACACACTATTCAGTAAATAATGGTATTGCTGAGTTACGTACAGCATGGGCTGCGAATTTAGAGAAAAGATATAACTTAAATTATAGCCCTGATGAAATTATCGTAACAATAGGGGCATCGGCTGCGATAGAACACACAATTTCTGCTGTTACTAACGAGGGAGATACTATCTTAGTAGTAACACCATACTTCTCAGCTTATGAGGGAGTTGGTATTTTAAATAAATGTAATATCAAATTTATAGATACAGTTGACAATGGGTTTAAAGTTCTTCCTAGCGATTTAGAAAAAGCTTTAGAAGAAAATAAAGATGCAAAAGCAATATTAATTAACTATCCAAATAACCCAAGTGGTGTTACATATACAAGAGAAGAAGTTAAAGCTATTGCTGATGTATTAGGAAAATATGATATTTTTGTAATTAGTGATGAAATATATGGGGATATTACATATAATTACAAACACACATCATTAGCGGAATTTATTCCGGAACAAACTGTTCTTATTAGTGGATTATCTAAATCTCATGCTATGACAGGATGGCGTGTAGGATTCATCGCAGCTCCATTAGCGATGATTAGAAAAATTGGAGTATTCCACTTATTTACAGTTTCTGGTGCAGCTACATTTATTCAAGACGCAGCGGTAGTAGCACTTAATGATGAAAATGTGGATAAATACAATAGACTTATGATTGAGACATATAGAGAAAGAAAAGATTATATGGTTCCAAAACTACGTGAATTAGGATTTGAAATTCCTGAAATCGATGGAGCGTTTTATATCTTTGCTAAAATTCCAGCTAAGTACCGTGATTTAGGTGCTATGGAGTTCTGTAAAATATTAACGAAAGAAGCTCGTGTTGGAGTTATTCCGGGAACAGCTTTTGGTAGCGCATATAATGACTTCTTTAGAATTAGTTATGCAACAAGCATCGAGAATATTAAAGAAGCAGTTGAAAGAATTTCTCAATTTATGAATAAATAA
- a CDS encoding branched-chain amino acid aminotransferase — MTKLTVNDIRVELTKNPKEKTPDDKLGFGSVFTDHMFVMDWSSDKGWYDPRIVPYGPIPVSPALNVLHYGQSVFEGMKAYNANGEAVLFRPEQNFRRLNKSSDRIALPQLDEEFALAALKKLISIDKDWIPKSEGTSLYVRPFLYGSEEALGVHPNHEVKFIIILSPSGSYFKAGLQPNKIFVEHEYVRAVRGGFGFAKTAGNYAGSLKGQKKAQELGYSQSLWLDGVEQKYIEEGGAMNIFFKIDGTFVTPELNGSILPGITRASVLELLKSLGEKVEERKLSLEEVYEAYDNGKLEEVFLCGTAAVIAPVGELFDGTKKLELIKDDKPGEWTQKIYNLLTGIQLGKVEDKFGWVVKVEE; from the coding sequence ATGACAAAACTAACAGTAAATGATATAAGAGTAGAACTTACTAAAAATCCAAAGGAAAAAACACCAGATGATAAATTAGGATTCGGTTCAGTATTCACTGATCACATGTTCGTTATGGATTGGTCATCTGACAAAGGTTGGTATGATCCACGTATCGTACCTTATGGACCTATCCCAGTATCACCTGCATTAAACGTATTACACTACGGACAAAGTGTTTTCGAAGGAATGAAAGCATATAACGCAAATGGAGAAGCTGTTTTATTCCGTCCAGAACAAAACTTTAGACGTTTAAATAAATCATCAGACCGTATAGCTTTACCACAATTAGATGAAGAGTTCGCATTAGCAGCTCTTAAAAAATTAATCTCTATCGATAAAGACTGGATTCCAAAATCTGAAGGTACTTCACTATACGTTAGACCATTCTTATATGGTTCTGAAGAAGCACTTGGAGTACACCCTAACCATGAAGTTAAGTTTATAATTATCTTATCTCCATCAGGAAGCTACTTCAAAGCTGGTCTTCAACCTAATAAAATCTTTGTAGAACACGAATATGTACGTGCTGTACGTGGTGGATTTGGATTCGCTAAAACTGCAGGTAACTATGCTGGATCTCTTAAAGGTCAAAAGAAAGCTCAAGAACTTGGTTACTCTCAATCTCTATGGCTTGATGGAGTAGAACAAAAATACATCGAAGAAGGAGGAGCAATGAATATCTTCTTCAAAATTGATGGAACATTCGTTACACCTGAATTAAACGGTTCAATCCTTCCAGGTATCACTCGTGCATCAGTATTAGAATTACTTAAATCATTAGGTGAAAAAGTAGAAGAAAGAAAATTATCTCTTGAAGAAGTTTACGAAGCATATGACAATGGAAAACTTGAAGAAGTATTCTTATGTGGTACTGCTGCAGTAATCGCTCCTGTTGGTGAATTATTCGATGGTACTAAGAAATTAGAACTTATCAAAGATGATAAACCAGGAGAATGGACTCAAAAAATCTACAACCTACTAACTGGTATCCAACTTGGTAAAGTTGAAGACAAATTCGGATGGGTTGTTAAAGTAGAAGAATAA
- the dnaG gene encoding DNA primase produces MAKISKQDIDYIFDNIDIVSLVSEYVKLEKRGQNYLGLCPFHNEKTPSFTVSPEKKIAHCFGCGKGGNIFQFVSIIENITYNQAIVKLGARLGLNIESKVNLEANYDLNNELDIMYYGHMLLADYYNYILLNTKEAEEALNYLLNRGLSIDVIKHFNIGYAPRDNNIALNFFNSNQISLDLMVEAGLLGKNESGNYYDVFKDRVMFPIKNNQNQVVAFSGRTMSTDKSVAKYYNTHETKIFEKRTVLYNFSDARAFIAKENEVILCEGYMDVIKAHQNGIKNAVALMGTNIDNNKLKEILSLVKKVTLSLDNDDAGSKAQIEIGNRIIQTTDNVYKLKFSGAKDLDEFLSDKNSKNKDFDAVNYIKNNKEHFINYKIEYCKNDSKTNIELRIQYKNELLKNIAYMEDESLRYILLTNLAEEFGIERQVLLRELGQVNVKRKQAAVEWVAPSNPAQLFRVTNYDKKLCKLFKYFFVDRALFIEKYNDIEKCNFPQEVFVNLMDFLVIYYNNNLEFHIHKFIHSIEDDEVVRLATYIDETDFLIEENPTVEVVSDYIKYFSDNQITLEEIKDRLRVAIQEMDVETQKELLSQLKKYKK; encoded by the coding sequence GTGGCAAAAATATCTAAACAAGACATTGACTATATTTTTGATAATATTGATATAGTTAGTCTAGTTAGTGAATATGTCAAATTAGAAAAAAGAGGACAAAATTATTTAGGTTTATGTCCGTTTCATAATGAGAAAACACCATCGTTTACTGTTTCTCCAGAGAAAAAAATAGCCCATTGTTTTGGATGCGGTAAAGGTGGAAATATTTTCCAATTTGTTTCGATAATTGAAAATATTACGTATAATCAGGCGATCGTAAAGCTTGGGGCAAGGTTAGGACTGAATATAGAGTCAAAAGTGAATTTAGAAGCTAATTACGATTTAAATAATGAGCTGGACATAATGTATTATGGGCACATGCTTTTAGCAGATTATTATAACTATATTTTACTAAATACAAAAGAGGCTGAAGAGGCGCTTAATTACTTATTGAATAGGGGACTTAGCATAGATGTTATTAAACACTTCAATATAGGTTATGCTCCCCGAGATAATAATATAGCTTTAAACTTTTTTAATTCTAATCAAATTAGCTTAGATTTAATGGTTGAAGCTGGGCTATTAGGAAAAAATGAAAGTGGCAATTATTACGATGTTTTTAAAGACAGAGTAATGTTTCCTATAAAAAATAATCAAAATCAAGTTGTAGCATTTTCGGGTAGAACTATGTCTACGGATAAAAGTGTTGCGAAATACTACAATACGCATGAAACGAAAATTTTTGAAAAAAGAACAGTCTTATATAACTTCTCGGATGCGAGAGCTTTTATAGCTAAAGAGAATGAAGTAATATTATGTGAAGGTTATATGGATGTTATTAAAGCTCATCAAAATGGTATAAAGAATGCTGTTGCTTTGATGGGGACAAATATAGACAATAATAAATTAAAAGAGATTTTATCACTTGTGAAGAAGGTCACATTAAGTTTAGACAATGATGACGCTGGTTCAAAAGCACAGATAGAAATTGGGAATAGGATTATCCAGACAACAGATAATGTCTATAAATTAAAATTTTCTGGAGCTAAAGATTTAGATGAGTTTTTATCAGATAAAAATTCTAAAAATAAAGATTTTGATGCTGTAAACTATATAAAAAATAATAAAGAACACTTTATTAATTATAAAATTGAATATTGTAAAAATGATTCTAAGACTAATATTGAACTAAGAATTCAGTATAAAAACGAATTACTTAAAAATATTGCTTATATGGAAGATGAATCATTAAGATACATATTGCTTACTAATTTGGCAGAGGAGTTCGGAATCGAGCGACAAGTTCTTCTTAGAGAATTAGGTCAAGTGAATGTGAAAAGAAAACAAGCGGCTGTTGAATGGGTAGCACCATCTAATCCAGCACAGTTGTTTAGAGTAACGAATTATGACAAAAAGTTGTGCAAGTTATTTAAATACTTTTTTGTTGATAGGGCATTGTTTATTGAAAAATATAATGATATAGAGAAATGTAATTTCCCACAAGAAGTATTTGTGAATCTTATGGATTTCTTGGTTATTTACTATAATAATAATCTTGAGTTTCATATTCATAAATTCATTCATAGTATTGAAGATGATGAGGTTGTCAGACTTGCAACTTATATTGATGAAACAGATTTTCTAATAGAAGAAAATCCAACTGTAGAAGTTGTAAGCGACTATATCAAGTATTTTTCAGATAATCAAATTACATTAGAAGAGATAAAAGACAGACTCAGGGTTGCGATTCAAGAAATGGATGTGGAAACTCAAAAAGAATTGCTGTCACAGTTGAAAAAGTATAAGAAATAG
- the trkA gene encoding Trk system potassium transporter TrkA: MKVKVIIVGGGKVGELLCADFSNTFDEVTIIDTNERRVEKLVETYDINGLIGNGANSDILLEADAANSDMFISVTTSDEINMISCIAAKQIGAKYTIARIRNPEYSKTKEFIKQSLGIDLMVNPEYEAAKQIFYMLKYPTATKVESFSNNKFNILEVLINENSLLKGVSLIDSRKYIDFPSLVCLVERKGEVFVPRGNYIFEVGDKVHITASNKNLKKFYKLLGNKENLEKKITSSLIIGGGKVAYYLVEFLQKASFYTKVIEIDKEKAISLSETYPEIDVIWADGSDRDTLIEEGIQTFDSCISLTGLDEENIIINIYAHKLGIKKTVAKVNRASLKQIAEDIGQYSYITPKEIVGNIIKKHTKSLQCSRTTDIENFYRIANNKAEVIEFKISSENSKVIGIKLKDLDINDNTLIAFIIRNNKQIFPNGDDEIKVNDNVVVVSYQQKIEHIDDILARR; encoded by the coding sequence ATGAAAGTGAAAGTAATTATAGTCGGTGGTGGTAAAGTCGGAGAGCTTCTTTGTGCCGATTTTTCTAACACGTTTGATGAAGTCACAATTATAGATACAAATGAACGTCGTGTTGAAAAACTTGTTGAAACATATGATATAAATGGATTAATCGGTAACGGAGCAAATTCAGACATATTATTAGAAGCAGATGCAGCTAATTCTGACATGTTTATTTCAGTAACTACTAGTGATGAAATAAACATGATATCTTGTATTGCAGCTAAACAAATAGGAGCAAAATATACGATAGCAAGAATTCGTAACCCTGAATATTCTAAAACAAAAGAATTTATTAAACAGTCTCTAGGAATAGATCTTATGGTTAACCCTGAGTACGAAGCAGCTAAGCAAATTTTCTATATGCTTAAGTATCCTACCGCAACAAAAGTAGAAAGTTTTTCAAACAATAAATTTAATATTCTAGAAGTATTAATAAATGAAAATAGTTTACTAAAGGGGGTTTCACTTATTGATAGTAGAAAATACATTGATTTCCCTTCCCTAGTATGTTTAGTTGAAAGAAAGGGAGAAGTATTCGTTCCACGTGGGAATTATATATTTGAAGTTGGAGATAAAGTTCATATAACTGCTTCAAATAAAAATCTAAAGAAATTCTATAAACTATTAGGAAATAAAGAAAATTTAGAAAAGAAAATAACTTCATCTTTAATAATAGGTGGAGGAAAAGTAGCCTACTATCTTGTAGAATTTTTACAAAAAGCTTCTTTCTACACTAAAGTAATAGAAATTGATAAAGAAAAAGCAATTTCTTTGAGTGAGACATATCCTGAAATTGATGTTATTTGGGCTGACGGAAGCGATCGTGATACTTTAATAGAAGAAGGTATCCAGACTTTCGATAGTTGTATATCTTTAACTGGTTTAGATGAAGAAAATATTATAATTAATATATACGCACATAAACTTGGTATTAAGAAAACTGTAGCAAAAGTTAATCGTGCATCTCTAAAACAGATAGCTGAGGATATCGGTCAATATTCATATATTACTCCTAAAGAAATCGTGGGAAATATAATAAAAAAACATACAAAATCTTTACAATGTAGTCGTACTACAGATATAGAGAATTTCTATAGAATAGCGAATAATAAAGCTGAGGTAATTGAGTTCAAAATCTCAAGCGAAAATTCAAAAGTTATCGGTATAAAATTAAAAGATCTTGATATTAATGATAATACTCTTATCGCATTTATAATTCGTAATAATAAACAAATCTTCCCAAATGGTGATGACGAAATTAAAGTGAATGATAATGTCGTAGTAGTTAGTTATCAACAAAAAATTGAACATATCGATGATATTCTTGCTAGGAGGTAA
- the rsmI gene encoding 16S rRNA (cytidine(1402)-2'-O)-methyltransferase, which translates to MLYLVGTPIGNLEDITLRALRVLKEADIIACEDTRNTQKLLNHYEIKGKKLLSYHEHNEDKMSDKIIEYLEEGLEIALVTDAGMPCISDPGYVLVEKVKGAGLDVVALPGANAGLTALVASGIESYNYTFYGFLPRKTKELKQKLEIILSSKTTGILYESPHRVKNLVEEIVKISPTRKIAVARELTKMFEQIETFEASIILDMLGEEIKEKGEFVVIISPSKDEEKNEFNLDDIVEIIYEKVQNGEKKSEAIKNTAKEYGINKKEVYSLYHEKYD; encoded by the coding sequence ATGTTATATTTAGTAGGAACGCCAATAGGTAATTTGGAAGATATTACTTTAAGAGCATTAAGGGTGCTAAAAGAAGCGGATATTATAGCTTGTGAAGATACAAGAAATACACAAAAATTATTGAATCATTATGAAATAAAAGGTAAAAAACTACTTAGTTACCATGAACATAATGAAGATAAGATGAGTGATAAAATAATAGAATACTTAGAAGAGGGATTAGAAATAGCGTTGGTAACAGATGCTGGGATGCCATGTATTTCAGATCCAGGGTATGTACTGGTGGAAAAGGTGAAGGGAGCAGGACTTGATGTTGTTGCTTTACCTGGTGCTAATGCTGGACTTACTGCATTAGTGGCAAGTGGAATAGAATCATATAATTATACTTTTTATGGATTCTTACCACGAAAAACTAAAGAACTTAAACAAAAGTTAGAAATTATTTTAAGCTCAAAAACAACTGGTATTTTGTATGAGAGTCCACATAGGGTGAAAAACTTAGTGGAAGAAATCGTAAAAATATCCCCAACAAGAAAAATTGCAGTAGCGAGAGAACTTACAAAGATGTTTGAACAAATTGAAACATTTGAAGCTAGTATAATATTAGATATGTTGGGTGAAGAGATTAAGGAAAAAGGGGAGTTTGTTGTTATTATTTCTCCTTCAAAAGATGAAGAAAAAAATGAATTTAATCTTGATGATATTGTAGAAATAATTTATGAAAAAGTACAAAATGGTGAAAAAAAATCAGAAGCTATTAAAAATACTGCTAAAGAATACGGCATAAATAAAAAAGAGGTTTATAGTTTATATCATGAAAAATATGATTAA
- a CDS encoding TrkH family potassium uptake protein, which produces MNFKMIFNVLGKMLILLAALLILPTIISLIYKEPTYVTNSFLITIMICFTVSLLLHFLTKDVTERDFYKREGYVIVTLTWVIFSILGALPFYISGEIPHYIDSFFETVSGFTTTGSTILEDIETLNKSLLFWRSFTHFIGGMGVIVFALAILPRSPHTIHIAKAEVPGPYFGKVVSSMKQTAIYLYGIYIALTVLLFIFLMFGGVGFFDSINLAFSTAGTGGFSVRNAGIAYYNSTYVTVVIAIFMLIFSMNLSLLYFIIFKRYFKVLKSEELRWFFGMIGILSVIMFLDIYRSYDTPNHSLLDVFFTVSSVVSTTGFTYNDFNIWPVFSKMIILILMIVGGCTGGTAGGIKIPRLIFFVKNAKLSISKALNPRKIAMVKIDGKVIKDTTPLSNYLLLFGFVYVIILFLITFQINDFEDAISLTVTSISNAGPAFNHYGPMSNFSQIPYFTKIILSISMLLGRLELMPLIVFFSANTWKKRRKKARESQRIINSYNE; this is translated from the coding sequence ATGAATTTTAAAATGATTTTTAATGTTCTAGGTAAAATGCTAATTCTTTTAGCCGCTTTACTAATACTTCCTACAATTATTTCATTAATATATAAAGAACCTACTTATGTGACTAACTCATTTTTAATTACTATAATGATATGTTTTACAGTATCATTATTACTACATTTTTTAACAAAAGATGTTACCGAACGTGATTTCTACAAAAGAGAAGGTTATGTAATAGTTACCCTTACTTGGGTTATCTTTTCAATTCTTGGGGCACTTCCCTTCTATATTTCAGGGGAGATACCTCATTATATAGATAGTTTCTTCGAAACAGTAAGTGGCTTTACAACTACTGGTTCAACTATTTTAGAAGATATTGAGACTTTAAACAAGAGTTTACTATTTTGGAGAAGTTTCACCCACTTTATAGGTGGTATGGGGGTTATTGTATTTGCTCTAGCAATTTTACCAAGATCTCCTCATACTATTCATATAGCAAAAGCCGAGGTACCTGGTCCTTATTTCGGGAAAGTTGTATCTTCTATGAAACAAACAGCAATTTATCTATATGGAATATATATAGCACTTACAGTACTTTTGTTTATATTCTTAATGTTTGGCGGCGTTGGATTTTTTGATAGTATAAACCTAGCTTTCTCTACTGCTGGAACCGGTGGCTTCTCAGTAAGAAATGCAGGAATCGCATATTATAACAGTACTTATGTTACAGTAGTAATCGCTATCTTTATGCTTATTTTCTCAATGAATTTAAGTTTATTATACTTTATTATTTTTAAAAGATACTTCAAAGTTCTAAAAAGTGAAGAACTTAGATGGTTCTTTGGAATGATTGGTATACTTTCTGTAATCATGTTTCTAGATATTTATCGTTCATATGATACGCCAAACCATAGTTTATTAGATGTATTTTTCACAGTTTCATCTGTTGTTTCCACTACAGGTTTTACATATAATGACTTTAACATTTGGCCAGTATTTTCAAAAATGATAATCTTAATACTGATGATCGTTGGAGGTTGTACAGGAGGAACTGCTGGTGGAATAAAAATTCCACGACTTATTTTCTTCGTAAAAAATGCCAAACTAAGTATAAGTAAAGCTTTAAACCCTAGAAAAATAGCGATGGTTAAAATAGATGGAAAAGTAATAAAAGACACTACTCCACTTTCTAACTATTTACTATTATTCGGATTTGTATATGTGATAATATTATTCTTAATAACATTCCAAATCAACGACTTTGAAGATGCAATTTCTTTAACAGTTACATCAATCAGTAACGCTGGCCCAGCATTCAATCACTATGGTCCAATGAGTAACTTCTCACAAATACCATATTTTACTAAAATTATATTATCTATCTCAATGCTATTAGGTCGTTTAGAATTGATGCCATTAATAGTATTCTTCTCTGCTAATACATGGAAAAAACGTAGAAAAAAAGCTAGAGAAAGTCAAAGAATAATAAATAGTTATAATGAGTAA
- a CDS encoding GIY-YIG nuclease family protein, which yields MVFMSSFMYVVECSDKTWYTGYTTDIVRRIKTHNAKKGAKYTRVRVPVKLLYFEEFETKSEATRAESLFKKLTRTKKEEYILLNLDASKRQEVKDLNKKIEEK from the coding sequence ATGGTATTTATGAGTAGTTTTATGTATGTAGTTGAGTGTAGTGATAAAACTTGGTATACTGGATATACGACTGATATTGTTAGACGAATAAAAACTCATAATGCAAAAAAAGGTGCGAAATACACTAGGGTTAGAGTGCCGGTAAAACTTTTGTACTTTGAAGAATTTGAAACTAAAAGTGAAGCGACGAGAGCTGAAAGTTTATTTAAGAAATTAACACGTACTAAAAAAGAAGAATATATTTTATTAAATTTAGATGCAAGTAAAAGGCAAGAAGTAAAAGATTTAAATAAAAAAATAGAGGAAAAATAA
- the tmk gene encoding dTMP kinase, giving the protein MKGKFITVEGSDGSGKTSFINFATEYLTRKGYKVITTREPGGTDFSEKVRELLFDSSNDIDAKTESLLFCASRRDHIVKKILPHVNEGYIVICDRFVDSSVAYQSYGRGLSKQDILDINAYATDNLEPDLTLYFSVDVEVGLARTKNRDDNNRMDQESLDFYKNVKRGYDDLSKENTERIKVIDASDTYENVQKQALSILEGFLDNEL; this is encoded by the coding sequence ATGAAAGGTAAATTCATAACAGTAGAAGGTTCAGATGGTTCAGGTAAAACGAGCTTTATTAACTTTGCTACAGAGTATTTAACAAGAAAAGGTTATAAGGTTATTACAACACGTGAACCTGGAGGAACAGATTTTAGTGAGAAAGTTCGTGAACTTTTATTTGATAGTTCTAACGATATTGACGCTAAAACTGAAAGTTTGCTATTTTGTGCAAGTAGACGCGATCATATTGTAAAAAAAATACTTCCACATGTAAATGAAGGTTATATAGTTATATGCGATCGTTTTGTTGATAGTTCAGTAGCTTACCAATCTTATGGTCGTGGACTTAGTAAACAAGATATATTGGATATTAATGCATATGCTACTGATAACTTAGAACCTGATTTAACTTTATACTTTTCAGTAGACGTTGAGGTAGGTCTAGCTCGTACAAAAAATAGAGACGACAATAACCGTATGGATCAGGAAAGTTTAGACTTTTATAAAAATGTAAAACGAGGTTATGATGACCTTTCGAAAGAGAATACAGAGCGCATCAAAGTAATTGATGCAAGTGATACTTATGAAAATGTTCAAAAACAGGCACTTTCAATACTGGAAGGATTTTTAGACAATGAACTTTAG